A DNA window from Microtus ochrogaster isolate Prairie Vole_2 unplaced genomic scaffold, MicOch1.0 UNK31, whole genome shotgun sequence contains the following coding sequences:
- the Krt20 gene encoding keratin, type I cytoskeletal 20 — MDFSRRSVHRSLSSSSQGPALSMSGSLYRKGGVQRLGAAPSVYGGAGGHGTRISVSKTVVSYTSGGDMFGGNGKLAMQNLNDRLASYLEKVRSLEQSNSRLEAQIKQWYETNAPSTVRDYSPYYAQIKDLQNQIKDAQMQNARCVLQIDNAKLAADDFRLKYEAERGMLVTVEADLQGLSKVFDDLTLQKTDLEIQIEELNKDLAILQKEHQEEVDALRRQLGTNVNVEVDAAPGLNLGEIMNEMRQKYEVLAQKNLQEAKEQFEKQSAALQQEVTVNTAELKGTELQVTELRRTCQGLEIELQSLLSMKESLERTLEETKARYASQLAALQGMLSSLEAQLMQIRSDTERQNQEHNALLDIKTRLEQEIATYRRLLEGEDVRTTEYQLATLESKDIKKTRKIKTVVEEVVDGKVVSSEIKEVEERV; from the exons ATGGATTTCAGTCGCCGAAGTGTTCACAGAAGTCTGAGCTCCTCCTCACAAGGCCCAGCACTTAGCATGAGTGGCTCCCTATATAGGAAGGGGGGCGTGCAGCGTCTGGGGGCTGCACCCAGTGTCTATGGTGGAGCTGGAGGCCACGGCACTCGCATCTCCGTCTCCAAAACCGTAGTGAGCTATACCAGCGGAGGGGACATGTTTGGGGGCAACGGGAAACTAGCAATGCAGAACCTCAATGACCGGTTGGCCAGCTACCTCGAAAAAGTGCGGTCCCTGGAGCAATCCAACTCCAGGCTTGAAGCCCAGATCAAGCAGTGGTATGAAACCAATGCGCCTAGCACCGTCAGGGACTACAGTCCCTACTACGCACAAATCAAAGACCTGCAAAACCAG ATTAAGGACGCTCAAATGCAAAACGCACGATGCGTCCTGCAAATTGACAATGCTAAACTGGCTGCAGATGACTTCAGATTGAA GTATGAGGCTGAGAGGGGGATGCTCGTCACTGTGGAAGCTGATCTCCAAGGCTTGAGCAAGGTTTTTGATGACCTGACCCTTCAAAAGACAGACTTGGAAATTCAGATTGAAGAACTGAACAAGGACCTGGCCATCCTCCAGAAGGAGCATCAGGAG GAAGTTGATGCCCTTCGCAGGCAGCTGGGCACCAATGTCAACGTGGAAGTAGACGCTGCTCCAGGCCTGAACCTGGGAGAGATCATGAATGAGATGAGGCAGAAATACGAAGTCTTGGCCCAGAAGAACCTCCAAGAGGCCAAAGAACAGTTTGAGAAACAG AGCGCAGCCCTGCAGCAAGAAGTCACCGTGAACACCGCGGAGCTGAAAGGAACCGAGCTGCAAGTCACGGAGCTGAGACGCACCTGCCAGGGCCTGGAGATCGAGCTGCAGTCTCTCCTCAGCATG AAAGAGTCTCTGGAGCGCACCCTGGAGGAAACCAAGGCTCGTTATGCCAGCCAGTTGGCAGCCCTCCAAGGAATGCTGAGCTCCCTGGAGGCCCAACTGATGCAGATCCGGAGTGACACAGAACGCCAGAACCAAGAGCACAATGCCCTTCTGGACATAAAGACCCGGCTTGAGCAGGAGATCGCTACCTACCGCCGCCTTCTGGAAGGAGAAGACGTAAG AACTACAGAGTACCAGCTGGCCACTTTGGAAAGTAAGG atatcaaGAAAACCAGGAAGATTAAGACCGTGGTAGAGGAAGTGGTGGATGGCAAGGTCGTGTCCTCTGAAATCAAGGAGGTGGAAGAAAGGGTATAG
- the Krt12 gene encoding keratin, type I cytoskeletal 12 codes for MSLSVCTSGLSRRSSSQNGAAGRPWGASASSIACGYGGMASGFGVGCGGLISAASMFGSSSGFSGGSAGSLPGLATAYGGPLGGGLGGLGMGIGRSSGGGSLCILSDNDGGLFSGSEKETMQNLNDRLASYLGKVRALEEANAELESKIREWYETRRTGGSGPQGDYSKYYPLIEDLKNKIISASVGNAQVLLQIDNARLAAEDFRMKYENELALRQTVEADINGLRRVLDELTLARADLEAQTENLTEELAYMKKNHEEELQSFQAGGPGEVSVEMDAAPGIDLTKVLNEMRAQYETMADQNRKDAEAWFLEKSGELRKEISSNTEQLQSSKSEITDLRRMVQNLEIELQSQLAMKKSLENSLAETEGGYCCQLSQVQQLIGNLEEQLQQLRADAERQNADHQRLLGVKARLEMEIETYRRLLDGEAHGDGFEESSSLAVSKPQSQAPSVDSSKDPNKTRKIKTVVQEIVNGEVVSSQVQELEEAM; via the exons ATGTCGCTTTCAGTCTGCACCTCTGGACTGTCCAGGAGGTCGTCCTCACAGAATGGGGCAGCAGGCAGACCTTGGGGTGCATCTGCTTCTAGTATCGCCTGTGGCTATGGGGGAATGGCCTCTGGTTTTGGAGTTGGCTGTGGGGGGCTCATTTCTGCTGCATCCATGTTTGGCTCCAGTTCTGGCTTTAGCGGTGGCTCTGCAGGCTCCTTACCAGGGCTTGCCACCGCCTATGGTGGACCCCTGGGAGGTGGCTTGGGAGGGCTGGGCATGGGAATCGGGAGAAGCTCTGGTGGTGGGTCTCTGTGTATCCTCTCTGACAATGATGGAGGGCTTTTCTCCGgttctgaaaaagaaacaatgcaAAATCTGAATGATAGACTAGCTTCCTACCTGGGCAAGGTTCGCGCACTAGAGGAGGCCAATGCGGAACTGGAAAGCAAAATTCGAGAGTGGTATGAAACACGAAGGACTGGAGGCTCTGGGCCCCAGGGTGATTACAGCAAATATTACCCCCTGATTGAAGACTTAAAGAACAAG ATCATTTCTGCCAGCGTTGGGAATGCCCAGGTCCTCCTGCAGATTGACAATGCAAGGCTGGCTGCCGAGGACTTCAGGATGAA GTATGAGAATGAGCTGGCTCTGCGCCAGACTGTGGAGGCTGACATCAACGGGCTGCGCAGGGTGCTGGACGAGTTAACCCTGGCCAGAGCTGACCTGGAGGCACAGACAGAGAACCTGACTGAGGAGCTGGCCTACATGAAGAAGAACCACGAGGAG GAACTCCAGAGTTTCCAGGCAGGTGGTCCAGGTGAGGTCAGTGTAGAAATGGATGCTGCACCTGGGATAGACCTCACCAAGGTGCTCAATGAAATGAGGGCCCAGTATGAAACCATGGCCGACCAAAATCGGAAAGACGCAGAGGCCTGGTTCCTTGAAAAG AGCGGAGAGCTCAGGAAAGAGATCAGCAGCAACACGGAGCAGCTTCAGTCCAGCAAGAGCGAGATCACCGACCTGAGGCGCATGGTGCAGAACCTGGAGATTGAACTTCAGTCCCAGCTCGCCATG AAGAAGTCCCTGGAAAACTCACTGGCTGAAACCGAGGGCGGCTACTGCTGCCAGCTGTCTCAGGTGCAGCAGCTGATAGGCAACCTGGAGGAGCAACTCCAACAGTTGCGGGCGGATGCAGAGCGCCAGAACGCCGACCACCAGCGGCTGCTGGGCGTCAAGGCCCGCCTGGAGATGGAGATTGAGACCTACCGCCGGCTCCTGGATGGGGAGGCGCATGG cGACGGTTTTGAGGAGAGTTCATCCCTCGCTGTCTCCAAACCTCAGAGCCAGGCACCATCAGTGGACTCCTCGAAAG ACCCAAATAAAACTCGGAAAATCAAGACAGTTGTGCAGGAGATAGTGAATGGCGAAGTGGTCTCATCCCAAGTTCAGGAACTTGAAGAAGCAATGTAA